The Christiangramia flava JLT2011 region TACCCAGAAACTGGATGAGTTGAAGAAATTCCTGAAACGTTTTAAAGTGAGGCCAACCCTTACAGCCCACCCAACTCAGTTCTATCCTGGTTCTGTTCTTGGTATTATTACTGACCTGGATAAGGCCATTCAGAAAAATGACCTGACCAGAATCAAACAATTACTGGCTCAGTTAGGGAAAACACCATTTTTCAAGAAAGAGAAACCTACTCCGTTAGACGAGGCGATCAGCCTGATCTGGTATTTTGAAAATGTGTTCTACCAGAGTGCCAGTAAAATCCATAATTACATTCAGCAGAATATCTTTGACGGAGAAGATATCGGCAACCAGGTTATCAATTTAGGCTTCTGGCCTGGAGGTGACCGCGATGGAAATCCGTTTGTTACAACAGATATAACCTTGCAGGTAGCTCAGCGATTGAGGAAGACCATTTTGCTAAATTATTACAGAGACGTTCGTAAACTGAAGCGAAGACTAACCTTCAGAGGCGTGCATGAAATGGTGGGAGAGATCGAAAGTGCACTCTACGAAATGGCAGTAACACCTAAGGATGTTATTAAACTGAAGCTTGAAGATTTTAAATCTAAGTTGCATCAAATCAAAGATGTATTAGAAGAAAAACATCAGTCATTATTTATTGATGACGTAAATGATTTACTGAACAAGCTCGATCTTTTCGGTTATCATTTTGCCACTTTGGATATTCGCCAGGATTCACGAATTCACCAAAGCGTTTTAGAAGAAGTGGTAAAAACAAGCCCTTCAGAATTATATCCGGATAATTTTTCGGAATTGAGTGAAGAAGAGCAGGTAAAGATTCTGAGCACCGTTAAAGGTAAACTGGATCCTGATTCTTTTGAAGAAGGTATGGCTAAAGCTACCATTTCATCTATTTACGCCATGAAGGAGATTCAGAAGAAAAACGGTGAAGCCGGAGCCAATCGATATATCATCAGTAACTGCGGAAGCGTACAGGGTGTCCTGCAACCATTTGCATTTCTTAGATCTTGTGACTGGGAAGAACCTACAGTAGATGTGATTCCGTTATTCGAAACAGTCCCAGATCTTCAGGACGCGCATAATGTGATGGAGCAACTCTATACCAATCCGGAATACAAAGCACACCTGGAACGCCGCGGAAACAAACAAACCATTATGCTAGGTTTCAGCGATGGTACTAAAGACGGGGGTTACCTGATGGCCAACTGGAGTATTTACAAAGCCAAAGAAGCTTTAACTAAAATTTCCAGAGAATACGGTATCAAGGTCGTCTTTTTTGACGGTCGTGGAGGACCACCGGCGCGTGGAGGAGGAAAAACTCACCAGTTCTATGCTTCTCTTGGACCTACTATTGAAAATGAGGAAATCCAGATCACGGTACAAGGGCAAACCATTAGTTCCAACTTCGGAACCCGGGATTCCTGTACCTATAACCTGGAACAACTGGTAAGTGCCGGTATTTCCAATGAAGTTTTCAATCCGGAAAAGAATCGTTTGCGAGAGGATGATCGTCAAACAATGACCGATCTTGCAGAGATTTCCTATGAAACATATATGGACTTCAAAAAACACCCACGATTCATTCCATATCTTGAGAAAATGAGTACGCTGAAGTATTATGCCAAAACCAACATTGGTAGCAGGCCTTCTTCAAGGAATAAATCAGCGGAACTGAATTTAAGCGATCTGCGTGCTATTCCGTTTGTTGGAAGCTGGAGTCAGCTAAAACAGAACGTTCCGGGATTCTTCGGAGTGGGAACAGCAATGGAAGCGCTGGATAAAAAAGGCGAATTCGATCGTGTAAAACAGTTGTATGAGAATTCAGATTTTTTCAAAACGCTACTGGAAAATAGCATGATGAGTCTTACCAAGTCATTCTTTCCTTTGACAGCGTATATGAAAAATGATCCTGAATTTGGAGAGTTCTGGGAGCTGATTCATGAAGAATTTGAGCGTACTAAAAAGATGTTACTGAAAGTGACTGGTTACAATACTTTGATGCAGAACCAGCCTGCCGGAAGAGCTTCGATCCAGGCGCGTGAAAGAATTGTGTTACCATTACTAACCATTCAGCAGCACGCTTTAAGAATGGTGCAGCAATTAAGTAAAGAAAATGTAGATGACGAGCGTTTGGAAACATATGAGAAAATGGTAACCCGTTCTCTCTATGGAAATATCAACGCCAGTCGTAATTCAGCATAAATGAATAGATCAGAACTGCAACCCAATGAAATTGGCGATTATTACTGGAGATATATCAATTTATTGCCTGAAAAGGCCGATTTAATCGATACTCTAATTTCAAACACACATGATTTCGTTGGATTCCTGAATGAACTTCCAAAAGATAAATGGCATTACAGCTATGAAGATGGAAAATGGAACATTCTGGAAATATTGCAGCATATAATAGATACCGAAAGGGTTTTTCAATACCGTGCTCTTAGTTTTGCGCGCGGTGAGGA contains the following coding sequences:
- a CDS encoding phosphoenolpyruvate carboxylase; the protein is MNREPRLDRFNDNVLAKYQVYNSIFLTLPYDDIKKTGALLPLFLEICESGFEQNKNPSEIVERFFQKYGEDPTEEEKVALLFRFIQYIERQVVLFDAIEDASFPIVNNMDGRGTLRSVKEEAEATQKLDELKKFLKRFKVRPTLTAHPTQFYPGSVLGIITDLDKAIQKNDLTRIKQLLAQLGKTPFFKKEKPTPLDEAISLIWYFENVFYQSASKIHNYIQQNIFDGEDIGNQVINLGFWPGGDRDGNPFVTTDITLQVAQRLRKTILLNYYRDVRKLKRRLTFRGVHEMVGEIESALYEMAVTPKDVIKLKLEDFKSKLHQIKDVLEEKHQSLFIDDVNDLLNKLDLFGYHFATLDIRQDSRIHQSVLEEVVKTSPSELYPDNFSELSEEEQVKILSTVKGKLDPDSFEEGMAKATISSIYAMKEIQKKNGEAGANRYIISNCGSVQGVLQPFAFLRSCDWEEPTVDVIPLFETVPDLQDAHNVMEQLYTNPEYKAHLERRGNKQTIMLGFSDGTKDGGYLMANWSIYKAKEALTKISREYGIKVVFFDGRGGPPARGGGKTHQFYASLGPTIENEEIQITVQGQTISSNFGTRDSCTYNLEQLVSAGISNEVFNPEKNRLREDDRQTMTDLAEISYETYMDFKKHPRFIPYLEKMSTLKYYAKTNIGSRPSSRNKSAELNLSDLRAIPFVGSWSQLKQNVPGFFGVGTAMEALDKKGEFDRVKQLYENSDFFKTLLENSMMSLTKSFFPLTAYMKNDPEFGEFWELIHEEFERTKKMLLKVTGYNTLMQNQPAGRASIQARERIVLPLLTIQQHALRMVQQLSKENVDDERLETYEKMVTRSLYGNINASRNSA
- a CDS encoding DinB family protein → MNRSELQPNEIGDYYWRYINLLPEKADLIDTLISNTHDFVGFLNELPKDKWHYSYEDGKWNILEILQHIIDTERVFQYRALSFARGEEKPLPGFDHDRFAEMSDAGRRLPKDLISEFQANRDSAIYLFKSFNQEMLKRTGNMNGVPASPRAIGFIMAGHVLHHIDLITKKYL